In Acidobacteriota bacterium, one DNA window encodes the following:
- a CDS encoding YraN family protein, translated as MAGLRLTGSVVQLKKGWWPLHFGSQRRPAAQGVGQRGEELAAWYLRQQGYTIVAHNVRAASRKMGGAGEIDLVAFEGAPATMVFVEVKTRAREGRFAAESAVDAAKRRHLIRAAHSYCNRRHYTEPIRFDVVVIYGPNDEHPRVTLHRDAFRDAASGRN; from the coding sequence ATGGCAGGACTGCGCTTAACGGGATCTGTAGTGCAATTAAAAAAGGGCTGGTGGCCTTTGCACTTCGGATCCCAGCGCAGGCCTGCGGCGCAGGGGGTGGGACAGCGTGGCGAGGAGTTGGCCGCTTGGTACTTGCGCCAGCAAGGGTATACAATCGTGGCGCACAACGTTCGCGCCGCGTCGCGCAAGATGGGCGGCGCGGGTGAAATTGATTTGGTTGCGTTTGAAGGTGCTCCAGCCACGATGGTGTTTGTCGAGGTGAAAACCAGGGCGCGGGAGGGGCGGTTTGCGGCCGAAAGTGCTGTCGACGCCGCGAAACGGCGCCACTTGATCCGCGCGGCTCACAGCTACTGCAATCGCCGCCACTACACAGAACCGATCCGGTTTGACGTGGTGGTGATTTACGGTCCGAATGACGAGCACCCGCGCGTGACGTTGCACCGGGATGCCTTTCGGGACGCAGCCTCAGGGAGAAACTGA
- the galT gene encoding galactose-1-phosphate uridylyltransferase: MPELRKDPVTGRWVIIAGERAKRPHDFHRPPVRPSGQGFCPFCYGNESKTPPEILAYRPEGAPNTPGWTVRVVPNKFPALGIEGELGRQGEGVYDKMNGIGAHEVIIETPQHEQTLATIPTKSIEDVLWAFRDRMLDLKKDPRFRYILVFKNHGEDAGASLEHTHSQLIALPIVPGSIREQVNGARQYFEYRERCIYCDIVRQELESKVRVVSENEDFVTLSPFAPRFPFETWIFPKQHEAFFEDSSPRNLENLAKALKDLLTRSDNVLDCPAYNLVLQSAPLRESRSESFHWHIEYMPRLSRVAGFEWGTGFYINPTPPEEAAKYLREAAVEAPVTA; encoded by the coding sequence ATGCCTGAACTTCGCAAGGATCCTGTAACCGGGCGCTGGGTAATCATTGCGGGTGAGCGCGCCAAGCGGCCACACGATTTCCACCGGCCGCCGGTGCGACCCAGCGGGCAGGGGTTTTGCCCCTTTTGCTATGGCAATGAGAGCAAGACGCCGCCGGAGATTCTGGCCTACCGGCCGGAGGGCGCGCCCAATACGCCGGGCTGGACGGTGCGCGTGGTGCCGAACAAATTTCCGGCGCTAGGGATAGAAGGGGAACTGGGGCGGCAGGGCGAAGGCGTCTACGACAAGATGAACGGCATCGGCGCGCACGAAGTCATCATCGAAACGCCGCAGCACGAGCAGACGCTGGCGACGATTCCGACCAAGAGCATTGAAGACGTGCTGTGGGCATTCCGGGATCGGATGCTGGACCTGAAGAAAGACCCGCGCTTTCGCTACATTCTGGTGTTCAAGAATCATGGCGAGGATGCGGGGGCGTCGCTGGAGCACACGCACTCCCAGTTAATCGCACTGCCGATTGTGCCGGGATCGATCCGGGAACAGGTCAACGGCGCGCGGCAGTATTTCGAGTATAGGGAACGGTGTATTTACTGCGATATCGTGCGGCAGGAGCTGGAATCGAAGGTGCGAGTGGTGAGCGAGAACGAGGATTTTGTGACGCTGTCGCCGTTTGCGCCGCGCTTTCCGTTTGAAACCTGGATTTTTCCGAAGCAGCACGAGGCGTTTTTTGAGGACTCCTCGCCGCGGAATCTGGAGAATCTGGCCAAGGCGCTGAAGGACTTGCTGACGCGCTCGGATAACGTGCTGGATTGCCCTGCCTACAATCTGGTGCTGCAGAGCGCGCCGCTGCGGGAGTCGCGCTCAGAGAGCTTCCACTGGCACATCGAGTACATGCCGCGGCTGTCGCGCGTAGCGGGCTTTGAGTGGGGCACAGGGTTCTACATCAACCCGACGCCGCCGGAAGAGGCGGCCAAGTACCTGCGTGAAGCGGCGGTCGAAGCGCCGGTGACGGCTTAA
- a CDS encoding sialidase, giving the protein MPPSAYSHMRWRYIGPPGNRTDAVAGVAGNPNIWYVGAASGGVFKTTDGGTTWQPMFDAEPVQSIGALAVARSNPNIVWAGTGESFIRSDISIGDGIYKSTNGGATWQHMGLDKTGRIGRVIIDPRNSDVVLACAQGNDYGPQPERGVYRTTDGGKTWTKTLFVDDNTGCSDIALDMSNPEIVYASTWQIILHTWGRTSGGPGSGIFKSLDGGATWTRLTAHGLPHSPLGKIGLAVAPSDPSRVYALIETGDGVPDNGKPTQIGQLWASSNAGATWTLVSSDRDIRSRTAYYTRGEVSSSNPNEVYFLGNAFTRTLDGGHTLTRMPSSPGGDNHDMWIDPTNSRSMAVANDGGVSITTDGGKSWRHVRLANGQMYHVAVDDAIPYNVLGNEQDTGSYEGPSRLANGGGFFGRGGTIASSYWHTIGGGEEGFALPDPSNPDLVWNSGTGEGAVGGVVDIYNQKNGQERNVEVWPVTVAGTPAGEVKYRFNWQFPLVISPFDSHRVYTASQVVHMTTDGGQSWQDISPDLTLDDKARMGISGGLTPDNIGVEYAGVIYALAVSPKQEGLIWAGTNDGQVQLTRDGGKHWTNLTKNLPGLPPWGTVDNIFPSPFAAGAAYLTVDFHQVDNRDPYVYRTGDYGATWTKITNGLPHVANGYAHCVIEDPVRKGLLYLGTEGGVYVSFNNGDQWQPLQMNLPHAPVYWLTIQPRRHDLVIGTYGRGFWILGDIQPLEQYSQQVADSAAYLFPPRPAYRFRGAVRQISTGADPSAGQNPPPGAVINFYLKAPDKNVRIAVVNAEGHTVDTIKAAGVAGLNRVYWKMQSSALPVVHLRTMSPYAPDQTLNLHGWRTAPNDRPLTLLEPPGTYTLELTAAGTTRKQPFLLLKDPHSSGTLADIAAQQKLADAIAAEYKQVTAMINRIELVRGQLVSLDEAVAADPGGPAAADAPALHKSAAALSSKLESLEAGLYNTKATGKGEDQWRWAPTLIDKLTYLEREVTSSDFQPTDQQVEVNTMLAKQVAAHQQQLDQILSTDLTQFNTELRSKKVPNVIAGGK; this is encoded by the coding sequence ATGCCGCCAAGCGCCTATAGCCACATGCGCTGGCGCTATATCGGCCCTCCCGGCAACCGCACCGACGCGGTAGCCGGTGTCGCCGGCAATCCCAACATCTGGTACGTGGGCGCGGCCTCGGGCGGCGTCTTCAAGACCACCGACGGCGGCACCACCTGGCAGCCCATGTTCGACGCTGAGCCGGTGCAATCCATCGGCGCGCTCGCCGTGGCGCGCAGCAACCCCAATATCGTCTGGGCGGGCACGGGCGAAAGCTTCATCCGCAGCGATATCTCCATCGGTGACGGCATCTACAAATCCACCAACGGCGGCGCCACCTGGCAGCACATGGGACTCGACAAAACCGGCCGCATCGGCCGCGTCATCATCGACCCCCGCAACTCCGACGTGGTGCTCGCCTGCGCGCAGGGCAACGATTACGGTCCGCAGCCCGAACGCGGCGTCTACCGCACCACCGACGGTGGCAAAACCTGGACCAAAACCCTTTTCGTGGACGACAACACCGGCTGCAGCGACATCGCCCTGGACATGTCCAATCCTGAAATCGTCTATGCCTCCACCTGGCAGATCATCCTGCACACTTGGGGACGCACCAGCGGCGGCCCGGGCAGCGGCATTTTCAAATCCCTCGACGGCGGCGCCACCTGGACGCGCCTCACCGCCCACGGCCTGCCCCACTCGCCCCTCGGCAAAATCGGCCTCGCCGTCGCACCCAGCGATCCCAGCCGCGTGTACGCCCTGATCGAGACCGGCGATGGCGTGCCCGACAATGGTAAGCCCACCCAGATCGGCCAGCTCTGGGCTTCCAGCAACGCCGGCGCAACCTGGACGCTGGTCAGCAGCGACCGTGATATCCGCAGCCGCACCGCCTATTACACGCGCGGCGAGGTCAGCAGCAGCAACCCCAACGAAGTCTATTTCCTGGGCAACGCCTTCACCCGCACCCTCGACGGCGGTCACACCCTCACCCGCATGCCCTCCAGCCCCGGCGGCGACAACCACGACATGTGGATTGACCCCACCAACTCCCGCAGCATGGCCGTCGCCAACGATGGCGGTGTCTCCATCACCACCGACGGCGGCAAGAGCTGGCGCCACGTCCGCCTCGCCAATGGCCAGATGTACCATGTCGCCGTGGACGACGCCATTCCCTACAACGTCCTCGGCAACGAGCAGGATACCGGCAGCTACGAAGGCCCCAGCCGCCTCGCCAATGGCGGCGGCTTCTTCGGCCGCGGCGGCACCATCGCCTCCTCCTACTGGCACACCATCGGTGGCGGCGAAGAAGGTTTTGCCCTGCCCGATCCCTCCAACCCCGACCTCGTCTGGAACAGCGGCACCGGTGAAGGCGCCGTCGGCGGCGTCGTCGATATTTACAACCAGAAAAACGGCCAGGAGCGCAACGTCGAAGTCTGGCCCGTCACCGTCGCCGGTACGCCCGCCGGTGAAGTCAAGTACCGCTTCAACTGGCAGTTCCCGCTGGTGATTTCACCGTTTGATTCCCACCGCGTCTACACCGCCAGCCAGGTCGTCCACATGACCACCGACGGCGGCCAAAGCTGGCAGGACATCAGCCCCGACCTGACGCTCGACGACAAAGCCCGCATGGGCATTTCCGGCGGCCTCACGCCCGACAACATTGGCGTCGAATACGCCGGCGTCATTTACGCCCTCGCGGTGTCGCCGAAGCAGGAGGGCCTCATCTGGGCGGGCACCAACGATGGCCAGGTGCAGCTTACCCGTGACGGCGGCAAGCACTGGACCAACCTCACCAAAAATCTTCCCGGTCTGCCGCCCTGGGGCACCGTCGATAACATCTTCCCTTCTCCGTTCGCCGCCGGCGCCGCCTATCTCACGGTCGATTTTCATCAGGTGGATAACCGCGATCCCTACGTCTACCGCACCGGTGACTACGGCGCCACCTGGACCAAGATCACCAACGGCCTGCCCCACGTCGCCAACGGCTACGCTCACTGCGTCATCGAGGACCCCGTCCGCAAAGGCCTGCTCTATCTCGGCACCGAAGGCGGCGTCTACGTCTCCTTCAACAACGGCGACCAGTGGCAGCCGCTGCAGATGAATCTGCCCCACGCTCCCGTCTACTGGCTCACCATCCAGCCCCGCCGCCACGATCTCGTGATCGGCACCTATGGCCGCGGCTTCTGGATTCTGGGCGACATCCAGCCCCTCGAGCAATACTCCCAGCAGGTCGCCGACAGCGCCGCCTATCTGTTCCCACCGCGCCCCGCATACCGCTTCCGTGGCGCCGTGCGCCAAATCTCAACCGGCGCCGATCCCAGCGCGGGCCAGAACCCTCCGCCCGGTGCTGTCATCAATTTCTACCTCAAAGCGCCCGACAAGAATGTCCGCATCGCTGTCGTCAACGCCGAGGGCCATACCGTCGACACCATCAAAGCCGCGGGCGTTGCCGGCCTCAACCGCGTTTACTGGAAAATGCAATCCTCGGCGCTGCCGGTCGTCCATCTGCGCACCATGTCGCCCTATGCCCCCGACCAAACCCTCAATCTCCACGGCTGGCGCACCGCGCCCAACGACCGCCCGCTGACGCTGTTGGAGCCGCCCGGCACCTACACTCTCGAGCTCACCGCCGCCGGCACCACCCGCAAGCAGCCCTTCCTCCTGCTCAAAGACCCCCACTCCAGCGGCACCCTCGCCGATATCGCCGCACAGCAGAAGCTCGCCGACGCCATCGCCGCCGAGTACAAGCAGGTCACCGCCATGATCAATCGCATCGAGCTGGTGCGCGGACAGCTTGTCTCCCTCGACGAAGCCGTCGCCGCCGATCCCGGCGGACCCGCCGCCGCCGATGCTCCCGCCCTGCATAAATCCGCCGCCGCGCTCAGCTCTAAGCTCGAATCCCTCGAAGCCGGCCTGTATAACACCAAGGCCACCGGCAAGGGCGAGGACCAATGGCGCTGGGCGCCCACCCTCATTGACAAGCTGACCTATCTGGAGCGCGAAGTCACCAGTTCCGACTTCCAGCCCACCGATCAGCAAGTCGAGGTGAATACGATGCTGGCCAAGCAGGTCGCCGCGCACCAGCAGCAGCTCGATCAGATCCTCTCCACCGACCTGACCCAGTTCAACACTGAGTTGCGCTCGAAAAAGGTCCCGAACGTAATCGCCGGCGGAAAGTAA
- a CDS encoding divalent metal cation transporter, translating to MLPFLVILGPGFITANVDNDPGGILTYSQAGAQFGYLLLWTLIPTLIALIIIQEMAARMGAVTGKGLSDLIREEFGFRATFFAMIVLSIADFGNIVSEFSGLALGMDLFHVLKWISVPVGALLIWLLVVRGRYRKVEMILIAFSMIYFAYAFSAAMAHPDWTRALREMVLPSGIQFHGAYLIMVIGLIGTTITPWMQFYLQASIVEKGIGKKEYGMSRWDVISGCFITEVVSFFIIVACAATLYVHGHRDVNNIAQVAQALAPLAGRYAALLFAIGLVNAALLSAAILPLATAYNVCEGLGFERGIDKRFSEAPAFYGLYTFLIAAGAGLVLIPRLPLVQVILYSQVANGILLPVVLVFMLKLINREDVMGEYRNGWWANAIAWSTSVVIVILTVMWVFTL from the coding sequence ATCCTGCCTTTCCTCGTCATCCTCGGCCCCGGCTTCATCACCGCCAACGTCGATAACGACCCCGGCGGCATCCTCACCTACTCCCAGGCCGGCGCCCAGTTCGGATACCTGCTTCTCTGGACCCTCATCCCCACCCTGATCGCCCTGATCATCATTCAGGAAATGGCGGCCCGCATGGGCGCCGTCACCGGCAAGGGCCTGAGCGACCTGATCCGCGAAGAGTTTGGCTTCCGCGCCACCTTCTTCGCCATGATCGTCCTCTCGATTGCCGATTTCGGCAATATCGTCAGCGAGTTCAGCGGCCTCGCGCTGGGCATGGACCTCTTCCACGTCCTCAAGTGGATTTCCGTGCCCGTCGGCGCGCTCCTCATCTGGCTGCTGGTGGTGCGCGGCCGCTACCGCAAAGTCGAAATGATCCTCATCGCCTTCTCGATGATTTATTTCGCCTATGCCTTCTCGGCGGCGATGGCGCATCCGGACTGGACCCGTGCCCTGCGCGAAATGGTCTTGCCCAGCGGCATCCAATTCCACGGGGCCTATCTAATCATGGTGATCGGCCTCATCGGCACCACCATCACCCCCTGGATGCAGTTCTACCTGCAAGCCTCGATAGTCGAGAAAGGCATCGGCAAGAAGGAATACGGCATGAGCCGCTGGGACGTCATCAGCGGCTGCTTCATCACCGAAGTCGTCTCCTTCTTCATCATCGTCGCCTGCGCCGCCACCCTCTACGTCCACGGCCATCGCGATGTCAACAATATCGCTCAGGTGGCGCAAGCCCTGGCGCCGCTGGCCGGCCGCTACGCCGCGCTGCTGTTCGCTATTGGCTTGGTGAACGCCGCCCTGCTTTCCGCGGCCATTCTGCCCCTCGCCACCGCCTACAACGTCTGCGAAGGCCTCGGCTTCGAGCGCGGCATCGACAAGCGCTTCTCCGAAGCTCCGGCGTTTTATGGCCTCTATACCTTCCTCATCGCCGCCGGCGCCGGTCTGGTGCTCATTCCCCGCCTGCCGCTGGTGCAGGTCATCCTCTACTCCCAGGTCGCCAATGGCATCCTGCTGCCCGTGGTGCTGGTCTTCATGCTCAAGCTCATCAACCGCGAAGACGTCATGGGCGAATACCGCAACGGCTGGTGGGCCAACGCCATCGCCTGGAGTACGAGCGTAGTGATTGTGATCCTCACTGTCATGTGGGTATTTACGCTTTGA
- a CDS encoding aminopeptidase: protein MSELRFEDKLDRLAQVAVHAGLGLASGQAMVMTAGVDALPLVRRITEHAYRAGATLVTTLLSDENSALLRYQFGPDASFDAAAGWLYDGMAAAFRSGAARLGVVGSNPALLSQQDPAKVARANRAMSKAYQPALELITNHHINWALVPAATPAWAAAVFPGRSATEALDRLWDAIFKATRVDQPDPVAAWKAHDAKLHEWADRMTKKQFQTLHFRGPGTDLKVGLSDGHVWRGGGMTANNGVYCIPNLPTEEVFTTPHKDRVEGTVTSTKPLSYQGTMIEGIKVRFAAGAVVEAHASKGEQVLQQMIGTDAGARRLGEVSLVPHSSPIAASGLLFNNTLFDENAACHIALGQSYSHCLEGGDKATRQELAARGANESLIHVDWMIGSGQIDVDGLGPHGPEPVFRHGEWV, encoded by the coding sequence ATGAGTGAATTGCGTTTTGAAGACAAGTTGGACCGCCTCGCTCAGGTTGCGGTACATGCCGGCCTAGGCCTAGCCTCCGGGCAAGCGATGGTCATGACCGCAGGCGTGGACGCCCTCCCGCTGGTGCGCCGCATTACCGAACACGCCTACCGCGCCGGCGCCACCTTGGTAACGACCCTGCTCAGTGACGAGAATTCGGCCCTGCTGCGCTACCAGTTCGGCCCCGATGCCAGTTTCGATGCCGCCGCCGGATGGCTCTACGACGGCATGGCCGCCGCCTTCCGTTCCGGCGCCGCGCGCCTCGGCGTGGTCGGCAGCAACCCAGCGCTGCTCTCGCAGCAGGATCCAGCCAAGGTCGCGCGCGCCAACCGCGCCATGTCCAAGGCCTATCAGCCGGCGCTGGAGCTGATCACCAACCACCACATCAACTGGGCGCTCGTCCCCGCCGCCACGCCCGCCTGGGCCGCCGCCGTCTTTCCCGGTCGGTCGGCAACCGAGGCGCTCGACCGCCTCTGGGACGCCATTTTCAAAGCTACCCGCGTCGATCAGCCCGACCCCGTCGCCGCCTGGAAGGCCCACGATGCCAAGCTGCACGAATGGGCCGACCGCATGACCAAAAAACAGTTTCAGACCCTCCACTTCCGCGGCCCCGGCACCGATCTCAAAGTCGGCTTATCCGATGGCCACGTCTGGCGCGGCGGTGGCATGACCGCCAATAACGGCGTCTACTGCATTCCCAACCTGCCCACCGAAGAGGTCTTCACCACGCCCCACAAAGACCGCGTCGAAGGCACCGTCACCAGCACCAAGCCGCTGTCCTACCAGGGCACCATGATCGAAGGCATCAAGGTGCGCTTTGCAGCCGGCGCCGTAGTCGAAGCCCACGCCAGCAAAGGCGAGCAGGTCCTGCAGCAAATGATCGGCACCGACGCCGGCGCCCGCCGCCTGGGCGAAGTCTCGCTGGTTCCTCATTCCTCACCCATCGCCGCCAGCGGTCTGCTCTTCAACAACACCCTGTTCGATGAAAACGCCGCCTGCCACATCGCCCTCGGCCAGTCCTACAGCCACTGCCTCGAAGGCGGCGACAAAGCCACGCGCCAGGAACTCGCCGCCCGCGGCGCCAACGAAAGCCTCATCCACGTCGACTGGATGATCGGCTCCGGCCAAATCGACGTCGACGGCCTCGGCCCCCATGGCCCCGAGCCCGTCTTCCGCCACGGCGAGTGGGTGTAG
- a CDS encoding radical SAM protein yields the protein MSTQTITPEPFAAVKRADFAVVQPEKTLSGSRIEAIHKGLPKITQSLCPDCTRVIEAREFEENGAVYMEKTCPTHGYFRDKVYGDVKLYLKMEQWQFGDNRGLTNPAIPNATRCPDQCGLCSMHVSGTGLANVDLTNRCNLTCPVCFANANAAGYLYEPSFDQVRKMLQALRNERPVSGRVVQFSGGEPTIYPRFHDAVALAKEMGFSHIQVATNGVMWNDLDFCIKARDAGLHTLYLQFDGVCDDIYKRTRGESLFDKKLKCIDNVRKAGIMKIVFVPTIVKGLNDHQIGDIIKLALENIDVVSGISFQPVTFTGRISRKELEAKRFTLADMAHAVNEQTGLADPYNDWFPLACTTPFSKLISALRGEETTSLSCHPHCSMGTYMFVDQKTKKAIPVTRFVDIGAMLQDIDSLARSAEKARFKFFSKVKTWNSLQKHFHAERAPEGLTFTRFLQTLQGMTDKSYGRGAEAEKGFVYKTLMVAGMHFMDSYNYDVERVKRCIIHYAAPNGLIYPFCTYNSGPVYREKIEKKYSMPFDRQLTTMQIPNGSQTTQVAGDAAKKALPVLQAAGGCGSGTC from the coding sequence ATGAGTACCCAGACAATTACGCCCGAGCCGTTTGCCGCAGTGAAGCGCGCGGACTTCGCCGTCGTGCAACCGGAGAAAACCCTCTCAGGTTCCCGTATCGAAGCCATCCACAAGGGCCTGCCCAAAATCACCCAGTCCCTCTGCCCCGACTGCACCCGCGTCATTGAGGCGCGCGAGTTCGAGGAAAATGGCGCCGTCTATATGGAAAAAACCTGCCCCACGCACGGTTATTTCCGCGACAAAGTTTACGGCGACGTAAAGCTCTATTTAAAGATGGAGCAGTGGCAGTTCGGTGACAACCGCGGTCTCACCAACCCCGCCATCCCCAACGCCACCCGCTGTCCCGACCAGTGCGGCCTGTGCTCCATGCACGTCAGCGGCACCGGCCTGGCCAACGTCGATCTGACCAACCGCTGCAACCTCACCTGTCCGGTCTGCTTCGCCAACGCCAACGCGGCTGGCTACCTCTACGAGCCCAGCTTCGATCAGGTCCGCAAGATGCTCCAGGCGCTGCGCAACGAGCGCCCAGTCTCTGGCCGCGTAGTCCAGTTCTCCGGCGGCGAACCCACGATTTACCCGCGCTTCCACGATGCCGTCGCTCTCGCCAAGGAAATGGGCTTCAGCCACATTCAGGTAGCCACCAACGGCGTCATGTGGAACGATCTCGACTTCTGCATCAAGGCCCGCGACGCCGGACTGCACACCCTCTATCTGCAGTTCGACGGCGTCTGCGACGACATTTACAAGCGCACCCGCGGCGAGTCGCTGTTCGACAAGAAGCTGAAGTGCATCGACAACGTCCGCAAGGCCGGCATTATGAAGATCGTCTTCGTGCCCACCATCGTCAAGGGCCTGAATGATCATCAGATCGGCGACATCATCAAGCTGGCGCTTGAAAACATCGACGTCGTCAGCGGCATCAGCTTCCAGCCCGTCACCTTCACCGGCCGCATCTCGCGCAAAGAGCTCGAAGCTAAGCGCTTCACCCTCGCCGATATGGCCCACGCCGTCAACGAGCAGACCGGCCTCGCCGATCCTTACAACGACTGGTTCCCGCTCGCCTGCACCACGCCTTTCTCCAAGCTGATCAGCGCCCTGCGCGGCGAGGAAACCACCTCCCTGAGCTGCCATCCCCACTGCTCCATGGGCACCTACATGTTCGTCGATCAGAAGACCAAGAAGGCGATTCCCGTCACCCGCTTCGTCGATATTGGCGCCATGCTGCAGGATATTGACAGCCTCGCCCGCAGCGCCGAAAAGGCCCGCTTCAAGTTCTTCAGCAAGGTGAAGACCTGGAACTCGCTGCAGAAGCATTTCCACGCCGAGCGCGCTCCCGAAGGCCTGACCTTCACCCGCTTCCTGCAAACCCTCCAGGGCATGACCGACAAGAGCTACGGTCGCGGCGCCGAAGCCGAAAAGGGCTTCGTCTACAAGACCCTGATGGTCGCCGGCATGCACTTCATGGATAGCTACAACTACGACGTCGAGCGCGTGAAGCGTTGCATCATTCACTACGCCGCGCCCAACGGTCTGATCTATCCCTTCTGCACCTACAACTCGGGCCCGGTCTACCGCGAGAAGATCGAGAAGAAGTACTCGATGCCTTTCGACCGCCAGCTCACCACCATGCAGATTCCCAACGGCAGCCAGACCACGCAAGTGGCCGGCGACGCCGCCAAGAAAGCCCTGCCCGTCCTGCAAGCCGCCGGCGGCTGCGGCAGCGGCACCTGCTGA
- the ftsA gene encoding cell division protein FtsA — protein sequence MASEIPQHGFRRSPLRWPGDCRSRPHRSTRSRGQHQAFPRRAAVNPVPPLTFNILDLGTARTTLLQIRVAGGHMRYAGHVTLPTAGMRKGAVVALEAVAGRIRSAALALERQTGTPVERVFLSLTGAQVRGLASQAGIALTSRSREVTREDARHVLDLARTMTLPDDRQILHVVPQEFVLDRQGGIHEPAGMLATRLEVRVYAITVAVGAKDNLVLAANHAGLEVEELIFAPLADAEACLATEDRYEGVAIVDAGAGSTTVLCYSQGSITHAGSVAIGGDHFTNDLAIGLSTPHAEAERIKCGFGVAMGANIGETSVIEVPNIGEQSSRQVPLRRISDCIEPRARELVRLLQVELAKAGGLGAGIVLCGGASRLPGFSDLLAEATGMPVRDAAPTLVEAMPSAFAEPEYTFSVGACYYAHRLVARQQQQPTFWDKLRAKWASLAD from the coding sequence CTGGCGTCAGAAATACCCCAACATGGTTTCCGTCGATCTCCACTTCGATGGCCAGGCGATTGTCGATCCCGGCCCCACCGCAGCACCCGCTCCCGCGGCCAGCACCAAGCCTTCCCGCGGAGAGCAGCGGTGAACCCGGTCCCGCCCCTAACCTTCAACATTCTCGATCTCGGCACCGCCCGCACCACGCTGCTGCAGATCCGCGTCGCCGGCGGCCACATGCGCTACGCTGGCCACGTCACCCTCCCGACCGCAGGCATGCGCAAAGGCGCCGTGGTGGCGCTGGAGGCGGTCGCCGGCCGCATCCGCTCCGCCGCCCTCGCGCTCGAGCGTCAGACGGGAACGCCGGTGGAGCGCGTCTTCCTCAGCCTCACCGGCGCCCAGGTGCGCGGCCTCGCCAGCCAGGCTGGCATCGCCCTCACCTCCCGCAGCCGCGAGGTCACACGCGAAGACGCCCGCCATGTCCTCGACCTGGCTCGCACCATGACGCTGCCCGATGACCGCCAGATCCTGCACGTCGTGCCTCAGGAGTTCGTGCTCGACCGTCAGGGCGGCATCCATGAGCCGGCCGGCATGCTGGCGACCCGTCTTGAAGTCCGCGTCTACGCCATCACCGTCGCCGTCGGCGCCAAGGACAACCTGGTGCTCGCCGCCAACCACGCCGGTCTCGAAGTTGAGGAACTCATCTTCGCCCCCCTCGCCGACGCCGAAGCCTGTCTCGCCACCGAAGACCGCTACGAAGGCGTAGCCATCGTCGATGCTGGCGCCGGCTCGACTACCGTCCTCTGTTACAGCCAGGGCAGCATCACCCACGCCGGCTCCGTCGCCATCGGCGGCGATCATTTCACTAACGACCTCGCCATCGGCTTATCGACGCCGCACGCCGAAGCCGAACGCATCAAGTGCGGCTTTGGCGTGGCCATGGGCGCCAATATCGGCGAGACCAGCGTCATTGAGGTGCCCAACATCGGCGAGCAATCCTCCCGCCAGGTCCCCCTGCGCCGCATCTCCGATTGCATCGAGCCGCGCGCGCGCGAGCTGGTCCGCCTTCTGCAAGTCGAGCTGGCCAAGGCCGGCGGCCTGGGTGCCGGCATCGTCCTCTGCGGCGGCGCCAGCCGTCTCCCCGGCTTCAGCGATTTGCTCGCCGAGGCCACCGGGATGCCCGTGCGCGACGCCGCGCCCACCTTAGTCGAAGCCATGCCCTCCGCGTTCGCCGAACCCGAGTACACCTTCTCCGTCGGCGCCTGCTACTACGCCCACCGCCTCGTCGCCCGCCAGCAGCAGCAACCCACCTTCTGGGACAAGCTCCGCGCCAAGTGGGCCTCCCTCGCCGACTGA